The Deltaproteobacteria bacterium genomic sequence TCAGCACGGCCAAGGCCAGCACGATCGAGGCGAGAGCCGGATTGTAGGTCAGCATGACGGCCAGAAACACCGCGCTCATGGCGATTTCGATCAGCAGGCCGAGAAAATGGTTCGACAGGGCGTTGGCGATCCGGTCGATGGAGAGAATCCGGGAAGCGAGCTCGCCGGCCAGTCTGTGGTTGAAATAGTCCACCGGGAGCCGCAGCAACCGCGACAGACAACGGTTCCCCGCCATGACCGAAATGCGCGTGGCCAGGCGCTGCATGCACCGTTGCTTCAACCACGTGAGCCCGTAGACCACCACGGCGGTGGCCGCCAGCACACCGGCCAGCAATCCCCCCAAGGGCTCGTGCTGTGCCAGCACGCGATCCACGAACAGGCCGACTGCCGCGGGAATGACCAGAGCCAGCAGAGCCAGCAACAGCCCGCACACCAGCGCGTACGCCAGCCCCTCCGATGCGCCGTGCAGCCAAACGGGCAAGTACTGTCGCAGGGTGGGCCGCATGCCGCCGGGCTGAAACTCCGCCTCGGGCTCGAACTGCAATGCGATCCCCGAATAGCCCGCGCTGAACTCTTCCTCGGAGAGGGTGCGCCGGCCCGACGACGGGTCGTTCAAGTAGAATCGCCGCTGGTCGAAGCCTTCCAGTATGACGAAGTGATTGAACTCCCAGAACAGGATCAGCGGCAACGGCAGCTTCTTGAGTTGTGCCACCGTGACCCTGCGGCCCTTGCACTCGAGCCCATAGTGCCGGGCGGCTCGCAAGATGCCGGCGGCGGTGGAGCCGTCGCGGCTGACTTCGCAACGGCCGCGCAGTTCGGTGAAGGGCACCCAGCGGCCGAAATAGGCGAGCACGCTGCCCAGGCACGCGGCGCCGCATTCGGTGGAATGCGTTTGCAGGAGGACCGGAGTGAACACGCGCCGCCTTCCCGGTCCGCTGGCGGGCTTCGCGCGCGAACCCGCTGGACTCTTCCGGCCGGACCGAAACATTCAGGAACGCCCCGAGTCGAAGAGTGCGGCGGGAGAGTGGCGCCCGAGTACGATGCTTACTCGGCATGGAGCGCCGTCCCGGACAGGGGAAGGCGCGGCTCCGCGCAGGACGATGTCGACTCGATACGCGGAGTCCGGGACCCTGGGCGGCAACGAAGCCAACCAGCGCGGAAGCGGTCCGGGGGTCACGAAAGCTACCTCGCCCTGCAACTCGCTCGTGACGCCGCCGGGCATCGCGACCTCCACCAAAGCCTTCATGCCGGGGTGAATTCGGTGCGCCTGGGGTGGCTTCACGCGCAACACCGCCTGAAGCGGCGCCTCTTCCACAGCGCGGACTTGCGCGACCACATCTCCCGAGTCCAGGAATTCGCCTGGAGCGGTTCGCAACGTCATGACCTCACCCTCGTGCGGGCTGACGATCAACTCCCTGGCCGCGCGTCGGGCTTCCGTCTGCAGCAGCGCGACCCGGGCCGAGTGCAACAGCGGGCCCGTGACATTGCCTTCGTTCCCGGTTTGGCGCGTCCCCGATTCAAGCAGGTCCACGCGTTGACGCAGGGCGGCCAACTCGCGTTGCAGCCGCGGCAGGCTCTGTCGGGCGATGGCATCCCCGGCCTTGACACGGTCTCCGGGGGCCACCACGAACTCCAGCAGGTGTCCGGGCTCGTTCGAGACCACCTCATGCCGAGAGCCCGGCTTGATCAGCACCCCGTCGATGGTAACCGTGCGTACAACCGTGCCGAACAGCACCCAGCCCATGAGCCCCAGCAACGCCAGCCCGACGCCGGCGAGAATCACGCGTTCATGGGGCGCCGTCACCCTGAGAAGATGGTCCAGTTGCTGGCGTTTGTTCCGGCTGGCGGCGGGTTCCTGGAGGAACGGGTTGCTTTGCATGCGGCGGAAGCTCCTGACCTATTCAGGGCGATCACCCGATTCGGGAGAGTTTATCACGTCGACGGAACAATATGGAGGAGGCTGCGGACGCAGAGAGATCCGCGGCGCCCATCTTCGTGGTCCGCGGCGACAAGGGCAAGCCCTGCGTCCCCTCAGAACTCGATGCCGATCTCCCTCGAACTGGCCAGAACGAAGATCCGGCTGGCGATGGCGATGTCGGCGACGCCCTGTCCGGCGTTGTTCTTGAACAGGGTGATCTGGTCGGAGGCGGTGCGGCCGGGGATGCGGCCGGTGAGGAGGTCGCTCAGGTCGCCGACTTGGTCCCACTGGAGGAGGCCTTTTTCCACGGGCTCGTAGAAGTCTCCTTGCTGGTCCTGGACGGCCTGCTCGCGGGAGTTGGCGACGATGACGTCGGCCCGCTCTATGGTGGTGTCGTCGATCTCGCGGCGCCTTTGCTTGATGAGGCCGGCGTTCATGAGGCCGACGTTGCCGCCGACGATGGAGGTGACGTGGACGCCGGGTTCCAGCCAGGAGCCGTCGAACACCGGGACGTTGGAGTTGGTGGCGGTGAGGACCACGTCGGCGCCCCGGACGGCCTCCCGGGCGCTGTCCACCGGCACCAGTTCGCAGGACACCAGGGGCTGCATTTCCTCGCAAAAGGCCGTGCGGGTCTCGGGGGTGCGGCAGAAGAGCTTCACCTTGGTGAAGTTCCGGATGGCGGCGAAGGCGAGCAGGTGGTACTGGGCCTCCGCGCCGGCGCCGAGGAGGGCGAGGACGGCGGCGTCTTCCCGCGCCAGGTGGCGGGTGCCCACCGCGCTGGTGGCGGAGGTGCGCAGTTGGGTGGCGCGGGTGGCGGGCACGCCCTTGACGCCGAAACGGCCCACCAGGACCCCTTTGAGGGAAGAATCCCTGGTATCGAACAGCACCACGCATGGGCGCCCCGCGTGGTCGTAGGTCTGGTTCTCCCTGGACGTGGCGACGAACTCCGAGTGGGCCAGCACGCCGATGCCGCCCAGGCTGGGGACGCCCCCGGGATGCACGCTCACGCGGGCGCCCTCGCGGGTCATGACCCGGCGCCGTGGGGCGTTGAGCTCGGCGTTGTCGCCCAGCTCGCGGAACCCGGCCTCCACCGCGTCGATGGCTTCTTCCATGGTGACGATATCGGCCGCGTCTTCGGCCCGGATCAGTAGCGCCACGTCGTTCCAGTCCTTTCAGGGGTTGTCGCGCGAAGGGCGACCGCGGGTCGCCCCTACGGGTCGTCGCGCTTTGCCGACAACGAACAATCCTCCGCACATTCTACGCGAATTGGCCGGACATCACACTACGGGGCCGAGGCGCCGGCCGTCGCGGCCGCGGCCGTCCTGGGGAGGGCCCGTTCGTCGATGGGCCAGTGGAGT encodes the following:
- a CDS encoding HlyD family efflux transporter periplasmic adaptor subunit, whose product is MQSNPFLQEPAASRNKRQQLDHLLRVTAPHERVILAGVGLALLGLMGWVLFGTVVRTVTIDGVLIKPGSRHEVVSNEPGHLLEFVVAPGDRVKAGDAIARQSLPRLQRELAALRQRVDLLESGTRQTGNEGNVTGPLLHSARVALLQTEARRAARELIVSPHEGEVMTLRTAPGEFLDSGDVVAQVRAVEEAPLQAVLRVKPPQAHRIHPGMKALVEVAMPGGVTSELQGEVAFVTPGPLPRWLASLPPRVPDSAYRVDIVLRGAAPSPVRDGAPCRVSIVLGRHSPAALFDSGRS
- a CDS encoding ornithine cyclodeaminase family protein, which encodes MALLIRAEDAADIVTMEEAIDAVEAGFRELGDNAELNAPRRRVMTREGARVSVHPGGVPSLGGIGVLAHSEFVATSRENQTYDHAGRPCVVLFDTRDSSLKGVLVGRFGVKGVPATRATQLRTSATSAVGTRHLAREDAAVLALLGAGAEAQYHLLAFAAIRNFTKVKLFCRTPETRTAFCEEMQPLVSCELVPVDSAREAVRGADVVLTATNSNVPVFDGSWLEPGVHVTSIVGGNVGLMNAGLIKQRRREIDDTTIERADVIVANSREQAVQDQQGDFYEPVEKGLLQWDQVGDLSDLLTGRIPGRTASDQITLFKNNAGQGVADIAIASRIFVLASSREIGIEF